GTACGATATCTGCCATTGCAAAGGCTGCCCCTTGAACAACGGCGTAAACAACATACAAAGGCACTGCCGCAAACATAAACATAAATTCTAGCGGTTCTGTTACCCCAGTTAAAAAGACAGCTAGTGCTGCAGAAAGATACATTGATTTGTATGCATTGCGTTTGTCTTTGTCAACATTGCGGTACATTGCAAAAGCTAAGCCCATCAAAATACCAGAAGCTCCAATCATTTGCCCAACTTTAAAACGCGCTGGCGTAAAATGATTTAAAACATATTCATATTGTGACATATCGCCTTGGCCTTTTAAATTTACCAAGTCGGTTGCCCAGGCCAACCATAACGGATCTTGTCCAAACACCTGTTGACCTGCTTGTGCGCCTGACATAATTGTATATGCGCCACCTAATTCTGTGTAGTTAATTGGAATCGTCAACATATGATGTAGTCCAAAAGGTAAGAGCAGCCGTTCCAATGTCCCATATAAAAACGGTGCCAAAATTGGGGCGGTCTCTTGTGATTGTGCGATCCACAAACCAAAATTATTAATTCCTGCTTGGATCACAGGCCAAACAATCGCTAAAACTAATGAAACTAAAATAGAGCGGAAAATAACGACAAAAGGTACAAATCGTTTACCGTTGAAAAAGGCTAAGGCATCTGGTAATTTACGGAAGTTATAATACTTATTGTAAGCTGTCGCTCCCACAAAACCTGCGATAATACCAACAAAAACTCCCATATTTAATGCTGGAGCTTCCAAAACACTAGTGAAAAAACCATTTACCATAATTTTTGTGCCAAACAACGTTTTGGTCAGTGCTTCTGGATCTGCTAACATCTCACTTGTAACGCCAAAAATCGCACCAGTGATGCGGTTAATCAAAATAAATGATAGACCAGCAGCAAAGGCACCGCCTGCTTTTTCTTTAGCCCAACTACCTCCAATAGCTAAAGCAAATAAAAGATGTAAATTACCAATAATGGCCCAGCCGATATTTTCAATAACACCGCCTGTGGTCACTAACGCTCCTAGATCTGGATTAATCATTGGTATCGTTTTTCCAATACTAATCATTAAACCCGCAGCTGGCATTACGGCGATTACAACCATTAATGCCTTTCCGAATTTTTGCCAAAACTCAAAACTAATCAATTTTTTCAGATTTTCTTTCACTTACCTTCCACTCCTTTAGTCATTTTCGCTTTATTACGAATAAATAATTGCCTCTTTTGATTGCATCTTTCAGCGCAATCGGTTTCGTTACAAATTATTATAGCGGAGAGTTTTTTTTCTGTAAAGGTAAACTTGAATTTTTATTTTACTGAAACATTTTCACATTTTTTTTAATTAAAATAGGAAAATAAAATATTTCTTATGGTCAATACTTCATTTCCAGCTCCCAAATATTTTTATTGCAAACTTTTGCAATATATCTCTTGACTAACGCAATCGATTGCGTTTATTATTTACTTAACAAAGGATACAGGGAGGATTATAAAATGAATCAGATTCAGCGGTTATTTGACATTGACCCATGGAAAATTGCGACGAAAACTTTAGATAAACAAAACAGACGCCTACAAGAATCACTAACAAGTACCGGAAACGGCTATATGGGGATGCGAGGAAATTTTGAGGAGCACTATTCTGGTGACCATCATCTAGGTACTTATTTAGCTGGTGTTTGGTATCCAGATAAAACGCGCGTTGGCTGGTGGAAAAATGGCTATCCAGACTACTTTGGTAAAGTAATCAATGCTGTTAATTTTTTTAGCCTTACGATTAAAGTCAACGATACAACAATTGATTTGTCAACAATTCCCTATGAAGATTTTTATTTAGAACTTGATATGCAAACTGGGATTTTAACCCGCCACTTTACAGTCAAGGTCGCCGACGCTACAATTCGTTTCAACTTTGAACGCTTCTTATCGATTGTTAAAAAAGAATTAGCTGTTCTAAAAGTTACGGCCGAAGTAATTACAGGTAGCGCAACGATTACCATTGACTCTGCTTTAGATAGCAATGTTCGTAACGAAGATAGTAATTACGATGAATTATTTTGGGAAGAAAAAGCAAGTGGTAAAGAAAACGATGCTACTTACTTGACCGTCCAAACGGTACCCAACAACTTTGGAATCGAACGTTTCAGTGTGACTGCGTTAATGAAACACGATCAAAAATCATTAGCGACAACACCAGCACCGTTAGCAATTTCAGATGCTTTTTATTACGAAGCAAAAGCTGGGGAAACAATTTCTTTTGAAAAACGAATTGTCGTTTTAACGAGTCGTGATATTCCAGAAGAAAATCAAGTCGCAAAAGCAGTTGAATTGATGACTGCCTATGATCAATCGTTTGCTACATTAAAAGCAGAACAAGTTGAGGCTTGGAAAAAGCGTTGGGAATTAGCAGATGTTGCTATTAATGGTGATCCTGCAGCCCAACAAGGCATCCGTTTCAACTTATTCCAACTATTTTCAACTTATTACGGCGATGATGAGCGGTTAAATATTGGACCAAAAGGTTTTACCGGTGAAAAATACGGCGGTGCAACATATTGGGATACCGAAGCCTATGCTGTCCCACTTTACTTGGCCTTAGCAAAACCTGATGTCACCAAAAACCTTTTAAAATATCGGCATAACCAATTACCAGAAGCCCACATCAATGCCCAAAAACAAGGATTAGCTGGCGCTTTATATCCAATGGTAACTTTTACTGGGATTGAATGTCACAATGAATGGGAAATTACTTTTGAAGAGATTCATCGGAACGGTTCTATCGCTTATGCGATATACAACTATACGAACTACACTGGTGATGAAACTTATTTACAAAAAGAAGGATTAGAGGTTTTAACTGCTATTTCCCGTTTCTGGGCAGATCGTGTCCATTATTCAAAACGACAACAGAAATATATGATTCACGGTGTAACTGGTCCTAACGAATACGAAAATAATATTAACAACAACTGGTATACCAATATTTTAGCAGCTTGGTGCTTGAAGTACACCTTAACAAGCTACCATCGCTTAAAAGATCACACTACCGTTACCATCAGTAAAACAGAACAAGATAAATGGGAAGATATCATTGACAATATGTATTTACCTGCAGATGAAGAGCTTGGTATTTTTGTGCAACACGATACGTTTTTAGACAAAGATTTAATGCCTGTAACCGACTTAGACTCTGCTGAATTGCCTTTAAATCAACATTGGTCTTGGGATAAAATTTTGCGCTCTTGTTTTATCAAACAAGCAGATGTCTTACAGGGAATTTATTATTTTTCTGATCAATTTACTTTGGAAGAAAAACGTAAGAACTTCAACTTCTATGAACCTATGACTGTTCATGAATCATCTCTTTCTGCTAGCATTCACGCTATTTTAGCTGCTGAATTAGGCATGGAAGAAAAAGCGTTGGAAATGTATGAACGAACTGCCCGTTTAGATTTAGATAATTACAACAACGATACCGAAGACGGTTTGCACATTACTTCAATGACCGGTAGTTGGCTTGCAATCGTTCAAGGCTTTGCCCAAATGAAAACTGATCACGAAACATTGCGTTTTGCGCCGTTTTTACCAAGCAAATGGGAAAGCTATGCCTTTCACATCAATTACCGCGGAAGACTTTTAGCCGTGACTGTAACAAAAGAAGCAGTCACTTTAAAACTTGTTTTGGGAGAGGCCCTTGCAGTATCCTTGTATGATGAAAGTTATACCTTAGTAGACGAAATCACAGCAGCGATGAACAATTAAGTTGCCTTCACCAAGCTAACTTACAAATAAAATTTTATTTCTAGGTAAAATTTAGCTTGTTGTGACAGCACTTGTTTTTATCACGTTATCTAAAAAAAGCTGAGACAAAAGCCTACAAACGCTTGTCTCAGTTTTTTGTTTTTTACGCAAAATAAAAAATATCAATTCAGAATAAAGAATTTCGCTAGTTTTCTAACGTCAAAATTGCTATGATAGCAAAAGAATCCATTTCAAAATGAAACAGGGGGGGAGACCCATGAGCATCACTGTAAAAGATGTCGCCAAAAAAGCCGGCGTAGCTACTTCGACGGTTTCCCGCGTCATCAATGACCATCCTAGCATCTCTGAAGAAACCAAGAAAAAAGTCCGCAAAGTTATGAAGGACTTAGGCTACGTTCCCAACGTTACGGCGCGCAATCTCGGTAAACAAATTGCCAGTGCGATAGGCATCATCTTGCCTCCTTTAGATTCAAAAGAACGTTTAGGCAACCCCTTTTATTTAGAAACTATCGAAGCGGTCAACGAAGAAGCCAGTACCTATCAAATGTCTGTGGCTGTTGCTTCTGCGCCAGATTTTGAGACTCTTTTGGAAAATGTTAAACGGATGCATCTACAAAAACAAGTTGACGGCTTTATCTTAACTTATTCGGATAATCATGATCCAGTTATTGCCTATTTATATGACAATAAAATACCTTTTACTTTAATTGGACAGCCTTATCAAAACGAAAGCGAAATTGTTTTTGTCGATAATGACAACCAATTACTTGGAAAACAAGCAACGGAATATTTAATTGCCCGCGGGCACAAAGATATCTTATTTGCTACGAATACGACCCGGGAAAATCTTTATTTTGAGCGCTATTTTGGCTATCAAAAAGCCTTGATGATGGCAAATTTGACGACTCAACCGGCAGTTAAATTTGAAACACCCGAAGATTATGTTGTCTTTGAAGATATATTAAAAGATACCCAGGCTACTGCATTAGTCGTTATTGATGATCTGTTTGCGATGCGTATTATGCAGTTGGCCCAAATTTATGGTAAAAAAATTCCCGACGATTTATCGTTAATTAGTTTTAATAATTCCATTTTCTCCACACTCGTCCATCCTTATATCACTAGCCTTGATATTGATGTCGCTCGCTTAGGAAAAATGGCAACACAAAAATTGATGGAGCAAATTAATCAACAGATCACAGACGGGATTAAAGTCATTGTTCCCCACCAGCTAATCCAACGAGAAACTGTTTTAGACTTAACAAAATTATCTTAATAAAAAACAGATCAATCTAATACGCCTTAAATGTTCAACGCCAACATTGAACATTTAAGGCGTATTATTGTCATTAATCAATCTTTGCTGATTTTTTAATAACTATTGCAGTAAATAGACCCCCAACAAGCAAAATAAAATACCCATTGCCTCTTTTAAGTTAAAGGGTTCTTTAAAAATAAAAATGCCAATTGGGATTAACGCTAACGTCAATAAACTCGTGACTAAAATCGCTGACATATTCACAGGCCAGCCTGAACGATACATCCACAAATAGCCCACCTCTACAAAAACAATCGCAATTCCCAATAAAACAGTTCCCCAATTTAAATATTTTACTTCTTGCAAAAGGCTAGTTTTATGACTTCCTGATAAAAAAGTTACTAGACATATTAGCCATGCAATTCCATAAACAATCAAAAGTGAAAAGAACAGATTGCTCTTTTCATTCACACTCTTTGAAGCAAAATGATACAACAAATTAGCAAATACAGTTACGAATAACGGCGCATAAAACAATTGCAACACATCTCTTTCCTTTTTTTCTATTGTACCAAATCTCAAATGCTGCAGTAAAAATCAATAGGCAGAAAAGCTAGACAGCTAGAACAGTCAAAGCACTATTTTTTCTTGTAAAAATTTATCCTTCCTTTACAAATAAAAAACCTGCGGCAAAAATCAAAGTGACTTTTACCACAGGTTTTACTTTTGAAATTATTCTTTTGCACCAGGCTCTGAAGCGATAATGCTGCAGTCACCTTCAACTGTCCAATCAGAAATACCGTTTGGCATAATACAACTTGTTCCCATTGGCATTTCATAAGATTTACCGTTAACTTTTAATTCACCGAAACCGTCAATCACAGTCATTAACGTATATGGTGCATGAGCGTCTAGATGCAATTCACCTTTAACTTGCCACTCGTAAACGTTAAAGAAGTCAGTTTTCAAATAGGTGATAATACTTGAATTTCCTTTTTTTACTTCTGTTACATTTAATTCTGGTTTTAAAGCTGGTATGGTCGTTACATCAATAGATTGTTGGATGTGTAACTCCCGTGTATTTCCGCTATCATCTTTACGATCATAGTCATACACACGGTAGGTAGTATCAGAACTTTGCTGAGTTTCTAAAATCATAATACCTTTACCAATGGCATGAATTGTCCCACTTGGTACATAATAGAAATCGCCTTTTTGCACTGGCACACGAGTTAATAAGTCATCCCAGCGTTCAGCATGAATCATTTCAGCTAATTCTTCTCTGGTTTGTGCATGGTGCCCATAAATAATTTCTGCACCCGGCGCGGCATCAATGATATACCAGCATTCGGTTTTACCTAATTCACCTTCGTGTTCCATCCCATATTTATCATCTGGGTGTACTTGGACAGATAATTCATCTTCTGCATCTAAAATTTTAATCAGTAGTGGAAAAACAGGTTCAGTAGGATTACCAAACAACTCTTTGTGGTTTTGCCATAAATCGTCTAATTTTTGTCCAGCAAATTCGCCATTCTCAACGACACTTACACCATGGGGATGGGCACTAATCGCCCAATCTTCTCCAATTTTATCACTGGGTAAGTCAAAACCGAAAACTGTATGTAATCGATTGCCACCCCAAATTTTTTCTTGAAAAACAGGTTTCATAAATAATGGTTCCATTATCAATTTCCTCCTAGTTGTAATGTTTTGCCTCGTTTGGAAAATATTACTTTCTTTTTTATAACAACTTGTCTTGAAGTATTATACCACTTTTCACGTTTTGTGAGCCTTTTCTTTTAAATATAATGTAAGGATCTCATCTCTTTTTTTCAAATAAAGCTGGCGATTATCTAGAGGATGTACCCGGTTACTCAAAAAGATAAAACCGCTTTTATTTTCAGGGTCTAATAGCATAAAGGTCCCTGTATACCCAGTGTGAAATAACAACGGACGGCATTTATCATCTACAGTATATTTTAAATCCCAGCCCAAAGATCGTTTGTTAGTATGTGTTGGCGT
The DNA window shown above is from Enterococcus montenegrensis and carries:
- a CDS encoding PTS transporter subunit IIBC; the protein is MKKLISFEFWQKFGKALMVVIAVMPAAGLMISIGKTIPMINPDLGALVTTGGVIENIGWAIIGNLHLLFALAIGGSWAKEKAGGAFAAGLSFILINRITGAIFGVTSEMLADPEALTKTLFGTKIMVNGFFTSVLEAPALNMGVFVGIIAGFVGATAYNKYYNFRKLPDALAFFNGKRFVPFVVIFRSILVSLVLAIVWPVIQAGINNFGLWIAQSQETAPILAPFLYGTLERLLLPFGLHHMLTIPINYTELGGAYTIMSGAQAGQQVFGQDPLWLAWATDLVNLKGQGDMSQYEYVLNHFTPARFKVGQMIGASGILMGLAFAMYRNVDKDKRNAYKSMYLSAALAVFLTGVTEPLEFMFMFAAVPLYVVYAVVQGAAFAMADIVHLRVHSFGNIELLTRTPMAIKAGLGGDLFNFIWVTLVFGVAMFFIANFLIKKFNFATPGRNGNYENDNKGEGDSAAVSADGSLDPNSQIVKVINLLGGKENIMDVDACMTRLRVSVKDPAKVGKEPDWKNAGAMGLLVKDKGVQAVYGPKADILKSDIQDAIDSGMEIPQTEVIAEISTSKAATKFKGVTETIVNVADGKVLAITEVNDPVFSQKMMGDGFGVEPVNGTVYAPVAGIVTSVFPTKHALGLLTDEGLEVLVHMGIDTVDLKGAPFTVNVKEGDKVSAGDKIAQMDLAAIQKAGKQTTIIVAFTNAAEIESVTLEKTGEVTGKSPVAKVAL
- a CDS encoding glycoside hydrolase family 65 protein, giving the protein MNQIQRLFDIDPWKIATKTLDKQNRRLQESLTSTGNGYMGMRGNFEEHYSGDHHLGTYLAGVWYPDKTRVGWWKNGYPDYFGKVINAVNFFSLTIKVNDTTIDLSTIPYEDFYLELDMQTGILTRHFTVKVADATIRFNFERFLSIVKKELAVLKVTAEVITGSATITIDSALDSNVRNEDSNYDELFWEEKASGKENDATYLTVQTVPNNFGIERFSVTALMKHDQKSLATTPAPLAISDAFYYEAKAGETISFEKRIVVLTSRDIPEENQVAKAVELMTAYDQSFATLKAEQVEAWKKRWELADVAINGDPAAQQGIRFNLFQLFSTYYGDDERLNIGPKGFTGEKYGGATYWDTEAYAVPLYLALAKPDVTKNLLKYRHNQLPEAHINAQKQGLAGALYPMVTFTGIECHNEWEITFEEIHRNGSIAYAIYNYTNYTGDETYLQKEGLEVLTAISRFWADRVHYSKRQQKYMIHGVTGPNEYENNINNNWYTNILAAWCLKYTLTSYHRLKDHTTVTISKTEQDKWEDIIDNMYLPADEELGIFVQHDTFLDKDLMPVTDLDSAELPLNQHWSWDKILRSCFIKQADVLQGIYYFSDQFTLEEKRKNFNFYEPMTVHESSLSASIHAILAAELGMEEKALEMYERTARLDLDNYNNDTEDGLHITSMTGSWLAIVQGFAQMKTDHETLRFAPFLPSKWESYAFHINYRGRLLAVTVTKEAVTLKLVLGEALAVSLYDESYTLVDEITAAMNN
- a CDS encoding LacI family DNA-binding transcriptional regulator; translated protein: MSITVKDVAKKAGVATSTVSRVINDHPSISEETKKKVRKVMKDLGYVPNVTARNLGKQIASAIGIILPPLDSKERLGNPFYLETIEAVNEEASTYQMSVAVASAPDFETLLENVKRMHLQKQVDGFILTYSDNHDPVIAYLYDNKIPFTLIGQPYQNESEIVFVDNDNQLLGKQATEYLIARGHKDILFATNTTRENLYFERYFGYQKALMMANLTTQPAVKFETPEDYVVFEDILKDTQATALVVIDDLFAMRIMQLAQIYGKKIPDDLSLISFNNSIFSTLVHPYITSLDIDVARLGKMATQKLMEQINQQITDGIKVIVPHQLIQRETVLDLTKLS
- the manA gene encoding mannose-6-phosphate isomerase, class I; this encodes MMEPLFMKPVFQEKIWGGNRLHTVFGFDLPSDKIGEDWAISAHPHGVSVVENGEFAGQKLDDLWQNHKELFGNPTEPVFPLLIKILDAEDELSVQVHPDDKYGMEHEGELGKTECWYIIDAAPGAEIIYGHHAQTREELAEMIHAERWDDLLTRVPVQKGDFYYVPSGTIHAIGKGIMILETQQSSDTTYRVYDYDRKDDSGNTRELHIQQSIDVTTIPALKPELNVTEVKKGNSSIITYLKTDFFNVYEWQVKGELHLDAHAPYTLMTVIDGFGELKVNGKSYEMPMGTSCIMPNGISDWTVEGDCSIIASEPGAKE